The nucleotide sequence CGCCATTGCAACCGCAAACCGGTATATCGAGTTAAAACCCTTGGCAAGAATTTTGGAATCCACTCAAACCTCTCAGAAATAAGATTTACCAAAATGAAACAACGCACCTCTCTTCCATGCTTTTTGCTTGCTGCTGGCAGAGGAGAACGTATGCGTCCACTGACAGATACGCTACCAAAACCTTTATTGACAATACAAAATAAATCCCTACTAGCATGGCACCTGGAGGCACTAGCAGATGCAGGAATTAAAAAGGTGGTGATTAATCACGCATGGCTTGGTCACAAGATTGAGGAATCTCTTGGCAATGGAAACCAATTTGGCCTCCAAATCCAATATTCACCAGAAGAAACCGCACTTGAAACTGCCGGCGGAATAGCAAAGGCGCTACCTTTACTGCAAGCAGATGATTACTTTTTGGTCATTAATGGCGATGTGTTTTGTCCAAACCTACCAATACATCAAATTCTGGAAGAAGTTTCTAGAATAAA is from Polynucleobacter sp. MWH-UH23A and encodes:
- the murU gene encoding N-acetylmuramate alpha-1-phosphate uridylyltransferase MurU, with product MKQRTSLPCFLLAAGRGERMRPLTDTLPKPLLTIQNKSLLAWHLEALADAGIKKVVINHAWLGHKIEESLGNGNQFGLQIQYSPEETALETAGGIAKALPLLQADDYFLVINGDVFCPNLPIHQILEEVSRIKNQSSPVLAHLLMVPNPVQHPNGDFYLQGNRISSQELSDSEKLTFSGIGIYHKDLFQNIEIGSPAKLAPLLRAAMDQNKVSGEKYPGPWHDVGTPQRLQELNAAYE